The following are encoded together in the Parabacteroides chongii genome:
- a CDS encoding MBL fold metallo-hydrolase, giving the protein MKTLSYLFSILIVFLCISFNGYSQELTTELNTGYKVGDYEVFVFAEGSGDAETGLLIDAPADITAKYAPNGTFPIATNVVLVKGKGKVWLIDTGYGWKIFEHMKNLGVECQDVDQILLTHMHGDHVGGMLLDGNPVFVNSSIAVSDKELAYWSSEVEMNKFPPDQRGNFHTVQKIKEQYGTKVKTVQALALDGDYGDGIFPIEAYGHTPGHIMYLISDGGEKLLVWGDLTHALAIQMPHPEISITYDVNPDMARKTRLKVLEYLADKDIAVIGMHVPVPQPGKIVKDEISGGYRFLSKLK; this is encoded by the coding sequence ATGAAAACTTTATCTTACTTATTTTCTATCCTTATTGTCTTTTTGTGTATCAGTTTTAATGGATATTCGCAAGAATTGACAACCGAACTAAACACTGGTTATAAAGTGGGAGATTATGAAGTGTTTGTATTTGCTGAAGGTTCAGGAGATGCAGAGACGGGCTTATTGATAGACGCGCCGGCAGATATAACAGCTAAATATGCTCCAAACGGAACCTTCCCGATCGCAACAAACGTCGTATTGGTAAAAGGGAAAGGCAAAGTATGGCTCATAGATACCGGCTACGGATGGAAAATTTTCGAGCATATGAAGAACCTTGGTGTTGAATGCCAGGATGTAGACCAAATACTGTTGACACATATGCACGGAGACCATGTCGGAGGAATGCTGTTGGATGGAAATCCAGTTTTCGTAAACTCATCGATAGCCGTAAGCGACAAAGAACTGGCTTATTGGAGCAGTGAAGTAGAAATGAACAAATTCCCGCCCGACCAGCGCGGAAATTTCCATACAGTCCAGAAGATAAAGGAACAATACGGTACAAAAGTCAAAACAGTACAAGCTCTTGCGCTCGACGGGGATTACGGCGACGGCATCTTCCCGATAGAGGCCTACGGCCATACTCCAGGACATATAATGTACCTCATCTCCGACGGCGGCGAAAAGCTGTTGGTATGGGGCGACCTGACACATGCCCTGGCTATACAGATGCCACATCCCGAGATATCTATAACCTATGACGTCAATCCCGACATGGCACGGAAAACACGCCTCAAAGTACTGGAATACCTCGCCGACAAGGACATCGCCGTAATAGGAATGCATGTTCCGGTTCCACAGCCGGGAAAGATTGTGAAAGATGAAATTTCCGGAGGATACAGGTTTTTATCAAAACTAAAATAG
- a CDS encoding S28 family serine protease, which yields MRRTFNLLLLSFLCTLVAFAAPGDLKEKLASLKGISTIEQLESDVYPEKYLVRITQPIDPKHPEVGTFTQRVVIGHVGFDRPTVIVTEGYGGAYALNPKYQEELTKLLNANLIFVEYRYFLESTPEPCNWDYLTAENSAYDLHNVNQTFKQLYTGKWISTGISKGGQTTMLYCAFFPDDVDISVPYVGPLCKGVEDGRHELFLRKVGTKKERKKIEGFQLEVLKRKADMLPLLESFSKEKGLEYRIPMAEVLDYCVLEYPFALWQWGTSVSVIPSLHAETKVLFDHLMDISSPDYFAENQPNISFFVQAARELGYYGYDTKPFKKYLTIESSKGYLNRIMLPKELVDKVEFRPALYHKIYNFLKDNDPKMIFIYGEIDPWTAAHAPVFKGKKNEQVYFQPRGSHRSRIGNMPEDIKEKILTQLNQWLAE from the coding sequence ATGAGAAGGACATTCAATCTTCTGCTCCTCTCTTTTCTTTGTACCCTGGTTGCCTTTGCCGCACCGGGAGATTTGAAAGAGAAGCTTGCCTCCCTGAAGGGAATCAGTACTATCGAACAACTCGAATCGGATGTCTATCCGGAAAAGTACCTGGTACGTATCACCCAACCTATCGACCCGAAGCATCCGGAAGTGGGAACTTTTACCCAGCGTGTCGTTATCGGACATGTCGGCTTCGACCGTCCGACCGTTATCGTAACAGAAGGTTATGGTGGCGCTTACGCCCTGAATCCCAAATATCAGGAAGAACTGACGAAGTTGCTGAATGCGAACCTGATCTTTGTGGAATACCGTTATTTTCTGGAATCCACTCCCGAACCCTGCAACTGGGATTATCTGACTGCCGAGAACTCCGCTTATGACCTGCATAACGTCAACCAGACATTCAAGCAGCTTTATACCGGTAAATGGATCAGTACCGGTATCAGCAAGGGCGGACAGACTACCATGCTTTACTGTGCTTTTTTTCCGGACGATGTCGATATTTCAGTACCGTATGTAGGTCCGCTGTGTAAGGGAGTGGAAGATGGTCGGCACGAACTGTTCCTCCGTAAGGTAGGTACGAAAAAAGAGCGTAAGAAGATAGAAGGCTTTCAGTTGGAAGTACTGAAACGTAAAGCTGATATGCTCCCTTTGCTCGAATCGTTCTCTAAAGAGAAAGGCTTGGAATACCGTATTCCGATGGCCGAGGTGCTGGATTATTGCGTATTGGAATATCCTTTCGCCCTGTGGCAGTGGGGAACATCTGTTTCCGTTATCCCTTCTCTACATGCTGAAACGAAAGTTCTATTCGATCATCTGATGGATATCAGCAGTCCTGATTATTTTGCCGAAAACCAGCCGAATATCTCATTCTTTGTACAGGCAGCCCGTGAATTGGGTTACTATGGCTACGACACAAAGCCCTTTAAAAAGTATCTGACTATAGAAAGCAGTAAAGGATACTTAAACCGTATCATGCTTCCGAAAGAATTGGTAGACAAGGTGGAATTTCGTCCGGCTCTTTATCATAAGATATATAACTTCCTGAAGGATAATGACCCGAAGATGATCTTCATCTATGGCGAGATCGATCCGTGGACAGCGGCACATGCTCCGGTTTTCAAAGGAAAGAAAAACGAACAAGTCTATTTCCAACCTCGTGGCAGTCACCGTTCGCGTATCGGCAATATGCCTGAAGACATCAAGGAAAAGATTCTGACGCAACTGAACCAGTGGCTGGCAGAGTAA
- a CDS encoding polysaccharide deacetylase family protein, whose protein sequence is MFIEQPPWFYRVLFPGVIWRIPAKEKCVYLTFDDGPIPEVTPWVLDILDKYGVKATFFCVGDNVRKHPEVYQMVLDRGHRVGNHTFHHIQGLQYWTKNYLDDIEQAAGYIHSDLYRPPHGHMRFPQVVALRRKYKIIMWDVVTRDYSPHMTPNGVFNVVKNYTRNGSVIVFHDSLKAEMNMREAMPRAIEWLQQEGYTFKVFE, encoded by the coding sequence ATGTTTATAGAACAACCGCCCTGGTTCTACAGGGTCCTGTTCCCAGGGGTAATCTGGCGGATACCGGCCAAGGAGAAGTGTGTATATCTCACCTTCGACGACGGCCCTATTCCCGAGGTTACCCCTTGGGTTTTGGATATACTCGACAAATATGGTGTGAAGGCGACCTTCTTCTGTGTAGGAGATAATGTCCGCAAACATCCTGAAGTTTATCAGATGGTGCTCGATCGCGGACACCGGGTAGGCAATCACACTTTCCATCATATTCAGGGGCTTCAATATTGGACGAAGAACTACCTGGATGATATCGAGCAGGCTGCCGGATATATCCACAGCGACCTGTATAGACCACCGCACGGACATATGCGTTTCCCGCAGGTAGTGGCCCTCAGAAGGAAATACAAGATTATCATGTGGGATGTGGTGACCCGCGATTACAGTCCGCATATGACTCCGAACGGTGTTTTCAATGTGGTGAAAAATTATACCCGCAACGGCTCTGTTATCGTCTTCCATGACTCTCTCAAAGCCGAGATGAACATGCGTGAAGCCATGCCTCGTGCCATTGAATGGTTGCAGCAGGAAGGGTATACGTTTAAGGTGTTTGAATAA
- a CDS encoding HU family DNA-binding protein produces the protein MGIKFKVHETPQPKNRPGKKLSHARAVSDGTAKMDYLCKIICSRSTISSADVKAVLDSFAWAITLCLKSGQHVELEELGYFSPSLRTQPSADGKKMTVMVDGVNFRCSEKLKEGLRNAELEHVKTPAKLTLDERKKKMLDFLQRNKRISTLDYAELNGCSRYRATADIKLFVEKGVLSKIGGGTHVMYVLPINNE, from the coding sequence ATGGGAATAAAATTCAAAGTGCATGAGACACCGCAGCCGAAGAATCGGCCAGGGAAGAAATTAAGTCATGCACGGGCAGTATCCGACGGTACAGCAAAAATGGACTATCTATGCAAAATAATCTGCTCTCGGTCTACAATCTCCTCGGCAGACGTAAAAGCGGTGCTCGACTCTTTTGCATGGGCCATCACCCTATGCCTAAAAAGCGGGCAGCATGTGGAACTGGAGGAACTGGGGTATTTCTCACCTTCACTCCGTACCCAGCCGTCGGCCGACGGAAAGAAAATGACGGTTATGGTGGACGGAGTAAATTTCCGTTGCTCGGAAAAGCTGAAAGAAGGATTAAGAAATGCAGAACTCGAACATGTTAAAACTCCGGCTAAGCTGACACTCGACGAACGGAAAAAGAAGATGCTGGATTTCCTGCAACGAAACAAGCGGATTTCAACACTCGACTATGCAGAATTGAACGGCTGTTCACGTTATCGTGCCACTGCCGATATAAAACTATTTGTCGAAAAAGGTGTTCTTTCTAAAATAGGAGGCGGAACGCATGTCATGTATGTATTACCGATTAATAATGAATAA
- a CDS encoding DUF2723 domain-containing protein → MRKYKLINNVLGWVVFLIASTVYLMTMEPTASFWDCGEFISSAFKLEVGHPPGAPFFMLTANLFTQLASDTSMVAKMVNSMSALFSGLTILFLFWSITHLARKIMVNDENEISLGKMITIMGSGLVGALAYTFSDTFWFSAVEGEVYAYSSLFTALVFWLILKWEEAADRPHADRWIVLIAYLMGLSIGVHLLNLLCIPAIVLVYYYKKFPNPTMKGTIYALLVSFAIVGLMMYGVVQGLVEVCGYFELLFVNVLGMPYNSGVFAYVIALAGVLIWAIWETMRDEINPVRMKIAFIVSIVLVGVPFIGSGYVIAVILTAALTAYLFMSKKVNIKLLNTVLVCLMVIVVGYSSYALTMIRATADTPMNQNAPSDIFTLRSYLAREQYGKTPLIYGQTFASEVKRENQGGNCAPVTKEGEAVWSRVIKKDPNEKDKYFVSRHDVDYEYVDELNMLFPRMYSNVDAHVGAYKEWSQFKGEPVKFNRCGENVTVMKPTFAENLRYFFAYQLNFMYWRYFMWNFSGRQNDIQGNGEVMNGNWITGIKAIDEVLVGPQDNMPSDIANNKGHNVYYMLPLLLGILGLLYQAYSGQRGIQSFWITFFLFFMTGIAIVLYLNQTPYQPRERDYAYAGSFYAFCIWIGFGVAALAKLIEKYGKLPAVAAGSIATVLCLFVPIQMAGQNWDDHDRSGRYVCRDFGANYLESCEPNAVIFTNGDNDTFPLWYAQEVEGIRTDVRVCNTSYLQTDWYIDQMKKQAYESAPLPISWDRADYIQGTRDAAYIVPMMDKPIDLNTGLNFVRSNDPKFKKIPGFNQELDYIPSETLIYKVDSATAMAKGLADSTDMLKEMTINLKGKTALGKQELIILDMLQTNNWERPIYYAITVNPDQFVGLDGYFEQTGLAYQIVPKQANKGTNTEKMYDNVMNKFKWGGVDKPGIYLDENVMRMCKSYRMALFNKLAEDLLKEGKNEKALNVLNKSMEVLPPENVPLDYTALSTGELYYALDQDEKAEEVFTGIAENAMRNIDWFFRLKPSQLASVTRELEHNLAVMQQVLAVSKHYNPEFAKKYQEEFDNYRMAYGSVRGNK, encoded by the coding sequence ATGAGAAAGTATAAACTAATCAACAACGTGTTGGGGTGGGTTGTTTTTCTGATCGCCTCTACCGTTTATTTGATGACTATGGAACCCACTGCCAGCTTTTGGGATTGTGGTGAGTTCATTTCTTCAGCTTTTAAACTGGAAGTAGGGCACCCGCCCGGAGCACCGTTCTTTATGTTGACGGCTAACCTGTTCACGCAACTTGCCTCGGATACATCCATGGTGGCTAAAATGGTGAATTCGATGTCGGCACTGTTTAGCGGGCTGACCATTTTATTCCTGTTTTGGAGTATTACGCACCTGGCACGTAAGATCATGGTGAACGATGAGAACGAAATCTCATTAGGCAAAATGATTACGATCATGGGTAGCGGTCTGGTAGGTGCTTTGGCTTATACCTTTAGCGATACATTTTGGTTCAGTGCGGTAGAAGGTGAAGTATATGCTTACTCTTCTCTGTTCACGGCATTGGTTTTCTGGCTGATTCTTAAATGGGAAGAGGCGGCAGACCGTCCGCATGCCGACCGTTGGATCGTGCTGATCGCTTACCTGATGGGGTTGAGTATCGGTGTCCACCTGTTGAACTTGCTTTGTATCCCGGCTATCGTGCTGGTTTATTATTATAAGAAATTCCCGAATCCTACGATGAAAGGGACCATCTATGCGTTGCTGGTTTCTTTTGCGATCGTCGGATTGATGATGTATGGTGTCGTTCAGGGACTGGTCGAGGTTTGCGGTTATTTCGAACTCTTGTTCGTGAATGTACTGGGTATGCCTTACAACTCGGGTGTCTTTGCTTATGTGATCGCATTGGCCGGCGTATTGATTTGGGCTATTTGGGAAACGATGCGCGATGAGATAAATCCGGTGCGCATGAAGATCGCTTTTATCGTATCGATCGTGCTGGTAGGTGTTCCGTTCATCGGTAGCGGTTATGTGATCGCTGTGATCCTGACGGCTGCACTGACAGCTTACCTGTTCATGAGCAAAAAGGTGAATATCAAATTGCTTAACACGGTTTTGGTTTGTCTGATGGTGATCGTTGTCGGTTATTCATCTTATGCACTGACGATGATCCGTGCAACGGCGGATACTCCGATGAACCAAAATGCACCGAGCGATATCTTCACATTGCGTTCTTATTTGGCACGCGAACAGTACGGTAAGACACCGCTGATCTACGGACAGACATTTGCTTCGGAGGTAAAACGTGAGAACCAGGGAGGAAACTGTGCACCTGTCACTAAGGAAGGTGAAGCTGTATGGAGCCGTGTGATCAAGAAAGATCCGAATGAAAAGGATAAATATTTCGTTTCCCGTCATGATGTCGATTATGAATATGTGGATGAGCTGAATATGCTTTTCCCGCGTATGTACAGTAATGTCGATGCCCATGTGGGAGCTTATAAGGAATGGTCGCAGTTTAAGGGAGAACCTGTGAAGTTCAACCGTTGTGGTGAGAATGTGACGGTGATGAAACCGACGTTTGCCGAAAATCTGCGTTATTTCTTCGCTTATCAGCTGAACTTCATGTACTGGCGTTACTTTATGTGGAACTTCTCCGGACGTCAGAACGATATCCAGGGAAATGGTGAGGTGATGAACGGTAACTGGATCACCGGTATCAAGGCGATCGACGAGGTGCTTGTCGGTCCGCAGGATAACATGCCGTCCGATATCGCGAACAATAAAGGACATAATGTCTATTATATGCTGCCGCTTCTGCTCGGTATCTTGGGACTGTTGTATCAGGCTTATTCCGGCCAGCGTGGTATCCAGAGTTTTTGGATCACTTTCTTCCTGTTCTTTATGACTGGTATCGCTATCGTGCTTTATTTGAATCAGACACCGTACCAGCCGCGTGAACGAGACTATGCGTATGCAGGCTCCTTCTATGCGTTCTGTATCTGGATCGGATTCGGTGTCGCGGCGCTTGCCAAACTGATCGAGAAGTATGGAAAGTTACCTGCTGTAGCTGCCGGTTCCATCGCTACCGTATTATGCCTGTTCGTTCCTATTCAGATGGCAGGACAAAACTGGGACGACCACGACCGTTCAGGACGTTATGTTTGCCGTGATTTCGGTGCTAACTATTTGGAATCCTGTGAACCGAATGCAGTAATCTTTACCAATGGCGATAACGATACATTCCCGTTGTGGTATGCGCAGGAAGTGGAAGGTATCCGTACTGATGTCCGTGTATGTAACACCAGCTATCTGCAGACAGACTGGTATATCGACCAGATGAAGAAGCAGGCTTACGAATCGGCACCGCTGCCTATTTCGTGGGATCGTGCGGATTATATACAGGGTACACGCGATGCAGCCTATATCGTTCCGATGATGGATAAGCCTATCGACCTGAACACCGGTTTGAATTTCGTACGCAGCAATGACCCGAAATTCAAGAAGATACCGGGATTCAACCAGGAACTCGATTATATTCCTTCAGAGACATTGATCTATAAAGTCGATTCGGCTACAGCTATGGCGAAGGGTCTTGCCGACTCTACCGACATGCTGAAAGAAATGACTATCAACCTGAAAGGTAAGACTGCACTGGGTAAACAAGAGTTGATCATCCTGGATATGTTGCAGACCAACAACTGGGAACGTCCTATTTACTATGCGATTACTGTAAATCCTGATCAGTTTGTCGGTCTGGACGGCTATTTCGAACAGACAGGTCTGGCATATCAGATCGTTCCGAAGCAGGCGAACAAAGGCACCAACACAGAGAAGATGTACGATAACGTGATGAACAAATTCAAGTGGGGTGGCGTGGATAAACCTGGTATTTACCTGGATGAGAATGTGATGCGTATGTGTAAGAGCTACCGTATGGCGTTGTTCAATAAACTGGCTGAAGACTTGCTGAAAGAAGGTAAGAATGAGAAAGCATTGAACGTGTTGAACAAGAGTATGGAAGTATTGCCACCGGAAAACGTTCCGTTGGATTACACGGCACTTTCTACGGGTGAGCTTTATTATGCACTCGACCAGGATGAAAAGGCTGAAGAGGTATTTACCGGAATTGCAGAGAATGCTATGCGTAATATCGACTGGTTCTTCCGTCTGAAACCGTCTCAGCTGGCTTCTGTGACAAGAGAGTTGGAACATAACCTGGCCGTCATGCAGCAAGTGCTGGCCGTCAGCAAACATTATAACCCCGAATTTGCTAAGAAGTATCAGGAAGAGTTTGACAACTACCGGATGGCTTACGGTTCGGTTCGCGGAAATAAGTAA
- a CDS encoding M16 family metallopeptidase, translated as MKQKRFLIYSLLSFFCLFQLAAQQEMQPLPIDPLVRYGKLSNGLTYYIRHNELPKERADFYIAQNVGSMLEEENQRGLAHFLEHMAFNGSKNFPDKGMDEFTESVGMRGGENFNAYTSFDETVYMIMNAPVTRESVVDSCLLILHDWSGFITLADSAIEKERGVIREEWRTRQDAQARLWEQQLPKMYPDSRYAHRMPIGTIDVINNFKPNELRDYYHKWYRPDLQAIIIVGDIDVDKVEAAVKKIFADIPAPVNPAPREMFEVADNDMPLISIATDKEASNTILSIFYKHEKMPQDMYGTIAGVVKDYIQSVAATMMNERFNEMVQKANPPFVAAQASDGDYMISKTKGAWSVAALVKDNEVDSAMNALVTETERVKRFGFTPSEYDRARINVLKQYESLYNDRDKQRNSAFTNEYVRHFTEGGYIPGIETEYALIGQIAQAVPVEQVNKYIQDMIGDRNIVISLTGPEKEGVTYPTDEQLLRDFMKAQRIPVEPYKETLSNEPLISELPAPGKITDSKEDPLFGATVLTLNNGIKVVLKHTDFKKDEIIMTATSPGGSTLFGNKDIDNLKVFNEVIDLGGLGNFSAIDLNKMLAGKKVSCSTSLGMDSENVNGSSTPSDLKTLFELIYLNFTAPRMDEEAYKSFENRMIAQLKNVELNPMVAFSDSLTKAIYNNNPRAMRIDPADFKNISYPRIMEMYKERFGDASGFVFTFVGNINTDSIRPLVEQYLATLPANGKIEQGNVKEVPAIRKGEYINRFKRQMETPKASVVNFYSGEMDYNLENIITATMLKQVLDLVYMEKVREEEGGTYGVQTSARISSFPKGQTFLQAYFDTDPDKREQMNTIVRNELKRISDIGPRPEDFKKTQDNILKRHAENQQENGYWLNTLDNYYYKGFDAATKYVETVNSITPAKIQAFTKKLLGQGNSIEVVMEP; from the coding sequence ATGAAACAAAAACGATTTTTAATCTATTCCCTGTTAAGTTTCTTCTGCCTCTTCCAACTGGCAGCACAACAGGAAATGCAACCACTGCCTATCGATCCGCTGGTTCGCTACGGTAAACTGTCGAACGGATTGACGTATTATATCCGTCACAACGAACTTCCCAAAGAACGGGCCGACTTCTATATTGCGCAAAACGTAGGCTCCATGTTGGAAGAAGAGAATCAGCGCGGACTGGCTCACTTCCTGGAACACATGGCTTTCAACGGATCAAAAAACTTCCCGGATAAAGGAATGGACGAATTCACCGAGAGTGTAGGTATGCGCGGCGGCGAAAATTTCAATGCTTATACCAGCTTTGATGAGACAGTGTATATGATCATGAACGCTCCGGTCACCCGTGAAAGTGTGGTAGACTCCTGCCTGTTGATCCTGCATGACTGGTCGGGCTTCATCACACTGGCCGATTCCGCCATAGAGAAAGAACGCGGCGTGATCCGTGAAGAATGGCGTACACGCCAGGATGCGCAAGCACGTCTCTGGGAACAGCAACTACCGAAGATGTATCCGGACAGCCGTTATGCCCACCGCATGCCGATCGGAACGATCGATGTGATCAACAACTTCAAACCGAACGAACTACGCGACTACTACCACAAATGGTATCGCCCCGACCTACAGGCTATTATCATCGTTGGCGACATCGATGTCGATAAAGTGGAAGCAGCCGTTAAAAAGATCTTTGCCGATATCCCGGCTCCGGTAAACCCGGCTCCCCGCGAAATGTTCGAAGTGGCAGACAACGATATGCCGCTAATCTCCATTGCTACCGATAAAGAGGCTTCAAACACGATCCTGTCTATCTTCTACAAACATGAAAAGATGCCGCAGGATATGTATGGTACGATTGCCGGAGTGGTAAAAGATTATATCCAGAGCGTAGCAGCCACGATGATGAACGAACGTTTCAACGAAATGGTACAGAAAGCCAATCCTCCGTTCGTTGCAGCACAAGCTTCAGACGGCGATTATATGATATCGAAAACTAAAGGTGCCTGGTCGGTAGCCGCATTGGTTAAAGACAATGAAGTAGACTCTGCCATGAATGCGTTGGTCACGGAGACAGAACGCGTAAAACGTTTCGGTTTCACTCCTTCTGAGTATGATCGGGCACGCATTAATGTGCTCAAACAATACGAATCGCTCTACAACGACCGCGACAAACAACGTAACAGTGCCTTCACCAACGAATATGTACGCCACTTTACCGAAGGTGGATATATTCCGGGTATTGAAACGGAATACGCGTTGATCGGGCAGATCGCCCAGGCTGTTCCGGTTGAACAGGTCAACAAATATATCCAGGATATGATCGGCGACCGGAATATCGTTATCAGCCTGACCGGTCCGGAAAAAGAAGGTGTCACCTATCCTACCGACGAACAGCTGCTCCGCGACTTTATGAAAGCGCAACGCATTCCGGTAGAACCTTATAAGGAAACACTTTCGAACGAACCTTTGATCTCGGAACTACCAGCTCCGGGTAAAATCACGGATAGCAAAGAAGATCCGTTGTTCGGTGCCACCGTATTGACCTTAAATAACGGCATTAAAGTAGTACTGAAACATACCGATTTCAAAAAGGACGAGATCATTATGACGGCAACAAGCCCAGGTGGAAGTACCTTATTCGGAAACAAGGATATCGACAACCTGAAAGTATTCAACGAAGTCATCGACCTGGGCGGCCTGGGAAATTTCTCGGCTATCGACCTCAACAAGATGCTGGCCGGCAAGAAAGTATCCTGCTCTACTTCGCTCGGAATGGATAGCGAAAACGTAAATGGCTCCTCCACTCCTTCCGACCTGAAGACGTTATTCGAATTGATCTACCTCAATTTCACGGCTCCGCGTATGGATGAAGAAGCATACAAATCTTTTGAAAACCGTATGATTGCCCAGCTGAAAAATGTGGAACTAAATCCAATGGTAGCCTTCAGCGACTCACTGACGAAAGCGATTTATAATAATAACCCGCGTGCCATGCGTATCGATCCGGCCGATTTCAAGAATATCAGCTATCCGCGTATCATGGAAATGTACAAGGAACGCTTCGGCGATGCCTCCGGTTTTGTCTTTACTTTCGTAGGAAACATCAATACCGACAGTATCCGTCCATTGGTAGAACAATATCTGGCAACTCTGCCCGCCAACGGTAAAATAGAACAGGGAAATGTAAAAGAGGTTCCGGCCATCCGTAAAGGTGAATACATAAATCGTTTCAAACGTCAGATGGAAACCCCTAAAGCTTCCGTCGTAAACTTCTATTCCGGAGAAATGGATTACAACCTGGAAAACATCATCACGGCCACCATGTTGAAACAGGTGCTCGACCTGGTGTATATGGAAAAGGTACGTGAAGAAGAAGGCGGCACATACGGTGTACAGACCTCTGCCCGTATCTCTTCTTTCCCCAAAGGACAAACCTTTCTGCAAGCTTATTTCGACACCGATCCTGACAAACGGGAACAGATGAACACAATCGTACGCAACGAACTGAAACGTATCTCCGATATCGGTCCCCGTCCGGAAGATTTCAAAAAGACGCAGGACAATATCCTGAAACGTCATGCAGAGAACCAACAGGAAAATGGTTACTGGCTGAATACGCTGGATAATTATTACTACAAAGGATTCGACGCCGCAACGAAATATGTCGAAACTGTCAACAGCATCACTCCTGCCAAAATACAAGCCTTTACAAAAAAGCTACTTGGCCAGGGAAATAGTATCGAGGTGGTGATGGAGCCGTAA
- the queG gene encoding tRNA epoxyqueuosine(34) reductase QueG, which yields MNLSAHIKNKAKELGFDACGIAEVAPADTEALFFDRWIAEGCHAGMKYMENYRDIRLNPAGLVEGARSVISVALNYYPAQKQSPDAPRISYYAYGKDYHLVLKDKLRQLWQYITEELLPTFPQALDSFGQQVVTGSHFSPLERGQEGGNPSAPENLEARVFTDSAPLLERYWAWKAGLGWIGKNTNLIIPGKGSFFFLGEIVTTLELDYDSPQENRCGNCRRCLDTCPTGALESARHLNANKCISYLTIEHKEDIPSELASRLGNRLYGCDTCQEVCPWNRFAVPTREETFIPSPAFLSFKKEDLADFTREDYNRIFAKSAVKRAKYEGLIRTIANKRKIINNKKDKP from the coding sequence ATGAACCTGTCTGCCCATATAAAGAACAAAGCAAAAGAATTAGGCTTCGATGCCTGCGGAATAGCTGAAGTGGCACCCGCAGACACCGAAGCTTTGTTTTTTGACCGTTGGATAGCAGAAGGATGTCATGCTGGGATGAAATATATGGAGAACTACCGGGATATCCGTCTGAACCCTGCCGGCTTGGTCGAAGGTGCCCGTTCGGTTATCTCTGTTGCCCTTAATTATTATCCGGCACAGAAGCAATCTCCCGATGCCCCCCGCATCTCTTACTATGCTTATGGCAAGGATTACCACCTCGTCCTGAAAGACAAGCTCCGTCAACTCTGGCAATACATCACGGAAGAGCTTCTTCCAACCTTCCCTCAGGCACTCGATTCTTTCGGACAACAGGTAGTGACTGGGAGTCACTTTTCCCCTCTTGAGAGGGGACAGGAGGGAGGTAATCCATCTGCTCCGGAAAACCTTGAAGCTCGGGTTTTTACCGACTCCGCACCTCTTCTCGAACGTTATTGGGCCTGGAAAGCCGGCCTCGGCTGGATCGGCAAGAATACCAACCTTATCATCCCCGGTAAAGGCTCTTTCTTTTTCCTCGGTGAGATTGTCACTACGCTGGAACTCGACTACGACAGCCCCCAGGAGAACCGTTGCGGCAATTGCCGTCGTTGTCTCGATACCTGTCCGACAGGGGCTTTGGAGTCCGCCAGGCATTTGAATGCAAACAAATGTATCTCTTACCTCACTATCGAGCATAAAGAAGATATCCCTTCCGAGCTTGCCTCCCGCCTGGGCAACCGCCTCTACGGCTGCGACACCTGTCAGGAGGTCTGCCCCTGGAACCGCTTTGCTGTTCCTACCCGTGAAGAGACTTTTATCCCCTCACCCGCCTTCCTTTCCTTTAAAAAAGAAGACCTGGCGGACTTTACCCGTGAAGATTATAATCGTATCTTTGCCAAGTCAGCTGTCAAACGGGCAAAATATGAAGGCTTGATCCGGACGATCGCTAACAAACGAAAAATTATAAACAACAAGAAAGATAAACCATGA